The proteins below come from a single Drosophila suzukii chromosome X, CBGP_Dsuzu_IsoJpt1.0, whole genome shotgun sequence genomic window:
- the LOC108016987 gene encoding acyl-coenzyme A oxidase 1, which translates to MSVNADLQKERAAATLDSEDFARWWAGGSTQLEERRALDRLFYDDPDFAEAVHPSCLSYKERYELTVARSTRFLAKLRQWQREKQPQLQLSVNMLRDFRLLLSGSLGTGLFQQSFPLRVHFSMFMTTLLSQGTEEQQALWLNRSWHMDGVLGTYAQTELGHGTFVRGLETRADYDPEKQEFVLNTPTQSAYKWWPGGLGNTANVAIVLAQLYVKGKHYGLQSFLVRIRDERSHEPLTGVDVGDIGPRLGGNGVNNGFLGLHDVRIPRNQMLMKNAQVLADGTFVQGRPPLLLYGTMVYVRVITLKDVLFGLLQAATIATRYSVVRRQSRIDGDQPEVSVLDHITQQAKILPQIARGVSYRLVSDWLWRFYEQVLGQLEDEAAGGRNSLPELHALSCCLKAVATDEASEGVDLLRKSCGGHGFLSSANFDSIYGLTAAAYTYEGEYTVLLLQTARFLVRQYVDSVKRKVLPPSVSYLRDTARLVWGKNLAANCVRALEISALEQVRQAWQSQKTHQSGKVSAEMASNLAGRQLTSAAIAHAHAFFARNALAELESLRKKGDLSPTVSLVAGQLVELFVFDTFLRQSGCVLRWNSGINGSQLRFVERRYEELLAKLRPNAVALVDGFDFHDRVLGSTLGCHDGRVYERLMEEARRNPINQEPVNSSFYNHLLPMMRGKL; encoded by the exons ATGTCTGTGAATGCGGATCTGCAGAAAGAGCGGGCGGCGGCCACTCTGGACAGCGAGGACTTTGCCCGCTGGTGGGCAGGTGGTTCCACTCAGTTGGAGGAGCGGCGTGCCCTGGATCGCCTTTTCTACGACGATCCCGACTTTGCGGAAGCAGTGCATCCCAGCTGTCTGTCCTACAAGGAGCGCTACGAGCTGACTGTAGCCCGATCCACTCGCTTTTTGGCCAAACTCCGGCAATGGCAGCGGGAAAAGCAGCCACAGCTCCAACTCAGTGTGAATATGCTGAGGGACTTCCGGCTGCTCCTCTCCGGATCCCTAGGCACTGGCCTCTTTCAGCAGAGCTTTCCCCTCCGCGTGCACTTCTCCATGTTCATGACCACCCTGTTGAGCCAGGGCACCGAGGAGCAGCAAGCCCTGTGGCTGAATCGATCCTGGCACATGGACGGCGTCTTGGGAACCTACGCCCAAACGGAACTTGGTCACGGCACCTTTGTCCGGGGCCTGGAAACCCGAGCCGACTACGATCCTGAGAAGCAGGAATTTGTCCTGAACACACCCACTCAGAGTGCATATAAATGGTGGCCCGGGGGACTGGGTAACACCGCCAATGTGGCCATTGTCTTGGCCCAGCTTTATGTGAAGGGCAAGCACTACGGTCTGCAATCGTTTCTGGTGAGGATTCGGGATGAAAGGAGTCATGAACCGCTGACCGGAGTCGATGTGGGCGATATAGGACCTCGCCTGGGGGGAAATGGTGTGAACAATGGCTTCCTGGGACTCCACGACGTGCGCATACCCCGCAATCAAATGCTGATGAAGAACGCCCAGGTCCTGGCCGACGGAACCTTTGTCCAAGGCAGACCTCCATTGCTGCTCTACGGAACCATGGTCTATGTGCGGGTTATTACCCTGAAGGATGTGCTCTTTGGACTGCTGCAGGCGGCCACCATCGCCACCAG GTATTCCGTAGTGCGTCGCCAGAGCCGGATTGACGGGGATCAGCCAGAGGTTTCGGTTCTGGATCACATCACGCAGCAGGCGAAGATCTTGCCGCAGATCGCTCGAGGGGTGTCCTACCGCCTGGTCTCCGATTGGCTGTGGCGCTTCTACGAGCAGGTGCTGGGGCAACTGGAGGATGAGGCTGCGGGAGGACGCAACTCCCTGCCGGAGTTGCACGCTCTGAGCTGCTGCCTCAAGGCGGTGGCCACCGATGAGGCCAGCGAGGGCGTGGATCTGCTGCGAAAGAGCTGCGGTGGCCACGGGTTCCTCTCCTCGGCCAACTTCGATAGCATCTATGGCCTGACCGCCGCGGCTTACACCTACGAGGGGGAGTACACGGTGCTCCTGCTGCAAACAGCTCGATTTCTGGTGCGCCAGTATGTAGACAGCGTGAAGCGAAAGGTCCTGCCTCCCAGTGTCTCCTATTTGAGGGACACAGCCCGTCTGGTTTGGGGCAAGAACCTGGCGGCCAATTGTGTTCGAGCGCTGGAGATTTCCGCCTTGGAGCAGGTCCGTCAGGCCTGGCAGAGCCAGAAGACTCATCAATCCGGCAAGGTGAGTGCCGAGATGGCCAGCAATCTGGCCGGAAGGCAGCTCACCTCGGCTGCCATTGCGCACGCCCATGCCTTCTTCGCCCGGAACGCTCTGGCTGAGTTGGAAAGCCTTCGAAAGAAGGGTGATCTTAGCCCGACTGTGTCCCTGGTTGCGGGTCAACTGGTGGAGCTCTTCGTCTTCGATACATTCCTGCGACAGTCGGGATGCGTGCTGCGCTGGAACAGTGGCATCAATGGCAGCCAGCTGCGCTTCGTAGAGCGTCGGTACGAGGAGTTGCTGGCCAAGCTGCGTCCCAATGCGGTGGCCCTGGTGGATGGCTTCGATTTCCACGATCGTGTTTTGGGCTCCACCCTGGGCTGCCACGATGGCCGGGTCTACGAGCGGCTCATGGAGGAGGCACGCAGGAATCCGATCAACCAGGAGCCCGTCAATTCGTCTTTCTACAACCACTTGTTGCCCATGATGCGAGGAAAGCTGTGA
- the LOC108016988 gene encoding leucine-rich repeat-containing protein 57 → MGNKQIKQHLETAQKTGILKISLQRLQEFPPQLKAYPNVLKTLDLSENRFERVPDELGKLTLLKHLNLSGNRLVELNEVVGELAKLEVLLLMDNLLTKLPKTLANCTHLKTVNLSNNQLKEFPSMLCGLKQLDVLDLSRNRITEVPSEVGGLYVTELNLNQNQISSLAEDVAECPKLKTLRLEENCLQATAFTPRILKDSKICNLAVDGNLFNSKQFTDLDGYDVYMERYTAVKKKMF, encoded by the coding sequence ATGGGCAACAAACAGATTAAACAACATTTGGAGACGGCGCAGAAGACTGGAATCCTGAAGATATCCCTGCAGCGCCTACAGGAGTTCCCACCGCAGCTAAAGGCCTACCCGAACGTCCTGAAAACGCTGGATCTCTCCGAGAATCGTTTCGAACGAGTACCCGATGAGCTGGGCAAGCTGACGCTGCTGAAGCACCTCAATCTCAGTGGCAACCGACTGGTGGAACTCAACGAGGTGGTCGGCGAACTGGCCAAGTTGGAAGTGCTCCTGCTGATGGACAATCTGCTGACGAAGCTGCCCAAAACGTTGGCCAACTGCACCCACCTGAAGACCGTGAACCTGAGCAACAACCAGCTGAAAGAGTTTCCCTCCATGCTGTGTGGCCTGAAGCAGCTGGATGTCCTCGATCTGTCGCGGAACAGGATCACCGAGGTGCCCTCCGAGGTGGGCGGACTGTATGTGACCGAGTTGAACCTGAACCAAAACCAAATATCCTCCCTGGCTGAGGACGTGGCCGAGTGTCCCAAGCTGAAGACCCTCAGGCTCGAAGAGAACTGCCTGCAGGCGACGGCCTTCACGCCCAGGATCCTGAAGGACTCGAAGATCTGCAACCTGGCCGTCGATGGCAATCTGTTCAACTCCAAGCAGTTCACCGATCTCGATGGCTACGATGTCTACATGGAGCGGTACACGGCGGTCAAGAAGAAGATGTTCTAA